The Vitis vinifera cultivar Pinot Noir 40024 chromosome 7, ASM3070453v1 genomic interval tatattaataaaataaaataaatttaaaataagctataaaaataatttattatatttaaatttcattttttatacgattaaattatgatatttataaacttcaaatttattgaaaaatggaCCGGCGAAATACAATGAGCCTGGACATGTCCAAAAATCCTTGTTCCAATAAAATACTAAATGAATGAGATAACCCAAATAAAGACAATGAGAATGTAGTATGAAATCTTTGATTTTTGCAAAAATGCCCTTGTATCTTTTAGTTTTTCATTCCCATCCTCACCCTtagatatttcaaaaaatatatatatatatatatagatattatgatattatatatagttagagattaaaaaaaaaaaaactaaaatcagaccgtataaatataaatttaaatttgaaattctaaaatatgaaattaattgcATTTCAAATAccaccaaaattttaaataaaaataatattataaaattgaaataaactaaaaaataaaattattttataaaattaatttcactcATCTTCTTTTGGTTgaaatttaatgaaattttaaatttataatgtcTAAgtgtatttaatttaaatatcggttcatttattaagttaaataaaataaaaatatatattttataaaatctacTTAATATCCTTGCCTATTGTTtccttttattatatttttgtcattttttttcttatatgttaacattattttaattttttaataaaattaaggttttttttaacattttgtattttatattttattaaatgttttttatggcatattcttttccatattttgaaaattttaaatttattcacattaattaaatttatattcagTCTTAACTATTGaagataatataattaataaaatactttaagCAGTAAATTATAATAAGTATCAAATTACTAGTaattacttatattttatttaagtcACAAATATCAAAAAACTTAAAACGTTAGCAATGGTAccatataataaataatttttaactaaaagattttatcactttcaattgattttatatttatttgaaaaaaaatcttaaattttattataaaattataaaatttattgaaaaattcaaaaaaatttaatgaaaaaacattgagaattttctaaatatttataataattttaaattcatttgatatttttttttaaatctatttttttaaccaatattttagaaaagttgttacataataaaagaaataaaatcaaaaagcAAAATAGATATCCAAAGGAATTCAAAAATtcctttcaattattttttaaccatttcTAGTATTTGCAAATAAAGGATAAGCAATTTTAGaatataatttatgtttttaattttttttccttttatggtgcattgaaaatttgaaaccaaataataaaatctaaaattggAATAAATTCAAGTAAAAACGGTAACAAGgcaaaaatgtaaaggaaaataagatattttttagatttttgtagtttatttttttattcatttttcatctctcttcattaatttgaaaacgcTTAAATTACTTTAAAGCAATCATAAAGGGTGATAATTATCATTTAGGAAAATCAAAGGATGTGTctgaaaatttctatttttaaaggAGCAAATCAGCTGCAGTTAACTACAAGAACCGCATAAATGTGGGCTGTCAATTCTGTAGTACTGAAATGGGTCCACGAAGATACACGGTCCAAATCCATGCATTTAATATCGTAATCACAGATGATTGCCTCCTTCAAAGACAACGGTAACAAGACAGGCGTGTAATGAGATGGGACCGATCTCAGAAAGATAAAGCAAAATTACACAGTGGCCGCAATAATAATACAGAAAATGGATGGCCCGTCTTGTAAACTTTTAATATCCAAACCTAACCCACCTGCAATCACACACGCTCTCTCCCACTATCCAATCATGATACAGAAAAGTGGGAATGGACAGCGCGTGAATGTAATTGGATTCAACAAAGAGCGTCCGTGAACATATCCATCCCGGAGAATTAATTTGGGTATTGCATTAAAACAGTGTTTTCATTGCGAGATCTTCTCCGCTGTCCGAATCCCCAAACGCCGTCGTATTGAGGCGTCTGCTCTCTGCTACTCAACTCTCTCTAGCTCTCGCCCTCTGCGCTCGTCGATTGGGCAACGATAGAAGTAGAAACAGAGAATTCACAGAAAAGCAATCTGCTTTCTCGCAGCAAAAACTTAAAAGCGGAAAAGCAGTTTTGTTTTGGTCCATGATTCTGTGGTATTTGTTTTATTGAAGCTGCTCCATTCACTTCTGCTTCTTCTTCGCCGTCATACATAGAGAACGGGTTTGTGTTTCATGAGGTATCGCGTTTTCATCTCTTCCTTTCcgttttgtttataaaaaatgtgTTCTTTTATGGAAATCAATGTATGTATACTCCCAGCAAACTTGAATCTTGAtcgatttttcttttccttttggttgACCACGTGATTAGGGTTTGGGAACTTGAGGATGGTTTTTGTTTCTATCAAATGTGTTACTCTTTAGATCTGATTGATTTAGAAACCATTAGCTTTATGTGTGGGGAAGAGGCGATTCTGTTGCTCTGGTGTTTCATGCTTGACAATGTTTGACCTTAATTTCCATGCTAATTTATGGGCAATTTTTTTGGACTCTTAActgatgaaatttttattttttttaactttattccttttactaaaaaaaatgcttGACATTGATCCTGAAGCCtgcattaaaaataatttttttctcttaggTTTTGCATTTCCTTAATCTGGGTTTTTGATATTGGTTAGATTTCTGGTCTTGTTTATTTTGCATTCTTGTGTTGTTCACATATGGGTCCTTCATGTGGAAAATGTAAGAtataaatgatttgaatttgCAACAATAACATGTAGCTTTggctggtttttttttttttttccattctttttgaaaaatatcattGTGAAAGTGATTGGTCAAGATAAATTGGCACAAGAATTTCTTAAATACATAAGAACGATATCTTCACTTTTGGGGTGCAGAGTTGGTATGCATGATTGTGAGTGTAGATTCATGTAAAACAATTTAAGAATGTCATATATGGTTTTTTACTTGTTATGGCATTTGCAATATCTATTAACAGGTCATGGAGTAATTCAAGATTAATAGTCAATGCACACACTTGCCATGGATTCAAAAGGAAATTGATACAGTTTCCTGAATGGGTTCCAAATTGCTTCTTCGACAATTACATTGATAATGCTCTATAATGATTTAACAGTGACATTTATGCATTGTTGCTTGTTCGTCAATTAAGAGAAGTTATTTGGAGAATATGGCATTACCTTAttctaaaattgaaaaaaaaaaaaaaaaacaacaacattGCCAAGTTTCGTTATTTCTGTTTCTATATGATTCATTTGATTTGTATTTTGCATCTAACCTTCCAAAACTATGTGTCTTTTAATGCAGTGTTGAAGTAATTTTATGACCAGAAGTTCTAGGAGGAATTAACTTGATGCTCTATGATTACTGAGTAGTTATTTATCTGAACATGGATAAAGTATCACCAGACTGTCCATACCCAGGATGCTTCTTCTGTGTCATGAAGGAAGGCAATCCAAGTAAACGCAGGGCAAGTATATTGAAATTCTTTAGAGAACTTCCTTCACAGGATGATGATGGTCAAGTCCTGCCTATCAGCGGCCTCTGGAATACTGCTATGGCGCATCCCAACGACCCTGAGTTTATTGAGTTGGGCATATTTGAATGCATGGCTGCACTAATTTGGAAGGGTCTAAAGAATCGGCGCTGGCTCTCTCATGACCAAAACATATATATTCCTTATTATGCAGCACATATTATTGGATCCTACACCATGAACATGGAAGAATTTGCAGAAAGTGCTGTTCATGCTGGAGTAATCCCTCCCTTAGTTGAACTTTTGAGGGGGAGGTTAACTTGGGTTGAACAGAGAGTCGCTGTGCGAGCTCTGGGACACCTGGCTACATATGCCAGCACTTTTCCTGCATTGGCTAGTCATGGTGAAATACTTGAGCTTTCCATTCAGCTTGCAATGAGTTCGTTAGAAATTGTTTATTCCCATTTTTACCAGTATGTTGACAGAAGGCTGAGTTATCACTGTGATCTGCTAACGCGTGGCATGGGTGGCGTTGAAATGGAGTCCAGGAAGGCAGAGGAATGGGCTAGTCAGTTGCAGTGCTGGTCCCTTCAGCTTATTAATTGCTTTGCTTTCAAACCCGAGTTTCTTTCTATTATATGCAAGCccgaatttttaataaaactaccGGGCATGTGGGGTGGACTTGTTAATGAAAATTCACCAGCTGGTATTGGTTTATTGCGGACAATTTGTCATCATAAGCTTGGCAGAGGGCCAGTCGCTAGCTGTCCTGGTATCATTGAAGCATTGTGTAATATTGCCCGCTCGTCAGATGATTGGCAGTATATGGCTATAGACTGCCTTCTGTGGTTGCTCCAGGATCCCAGCACTTGTCATAAGGTAAAActctttcaattttattttttcctttttagtttcttaaaaatttgttattacATGGACATTTGTCTTGCCCAGTTTATGGCGGGCACTTGAGTCAATATTGAAGTTCATAGAGATACAGATTGTAATATTTTGAAttgtatatatctttttttctttttaggttttcttatgatgaattaTTCAATTGTTAAAGCTTTTCTCTATCACTTCTGCTATGTTATTTTATAAGGCCAAAGGCTTGAACCTTATGATGTTTGAATTCTGTTACTACCAGGAGAAAGTAGAGCTTTAACAGATTAATAAAAGAAGATGTCATGGAAGATTTATTCATGTGGAATATGTATAGTAGGTGTCATTCCATCTTAGTGAAATATCCTGATCATTTGACCTGGTATTGTTAACTTCTAGTCAGAACATTGGTAAAGTAAATTAAAGGAATTCAtcaaaaaagtaaattaaaggAAAGCTAAAACTTAGTGGAGGAAAGAGATACTCAATTAAGGTATTCCAACATACTTTTTATCTTGGAGAtccaaagttttttttattattattataagttattattattatttttcttagcaGCATCAtcataaagaaacaaaatatgtaTTAAGTATGGATAAAGAAGGACGAGGAATCCTCCCTAAAATTACTTGGAGATCCTAAGTTTTTGGATTTAATCCGATAAGAACTGTCACCTTGTTATTGCAAAAGGTGTCACTATTAGCTTTGACATgctatttctttttaaaatgtgATATATGCAAAACTTACAATGACATGTTCAAATGAAATGCCTTTAATGTTGATTTTGTGCATAAATTAAAAGTCTTTGTATTTCAGAGTGGAATCCACCTTGGCCTTTGACTTAAGAACATTTAGTTGTTTCTTGCTTTTCTGAGTTGGTCAACTATTTTCGACTGTGTAAATTAAAAGTCAAGAGTGGAAAGAAAACATGCTGAAGTACTTAATCGGtttttcaatttattctttgtagtgccttgtttgaaaatttgaagcatttttttccttcttctatgAGTCTATCCCATTCtatcaattttttgttaaagACAATATTCTAGAaacttccttttttcctttttggttgatccataacatttttattccttttaagtGTATGTTTAAAAGGCTGTccttggttttttgtttttctttcactGGTGCTAGTGGTGGTTTTCTTTTTGCATGTGCATGCCATCTCATCTGTTATTCCTTATCTCATCAAGCATTGTCTTTTCATGAAGATTCTCATTTTCAGTGTCATCTTATTGTTGCATTTTAATGTTGTCTCATTAGCCAGTTCGATGAAATGAAGCAACTACTTAACACACTGGGACCCATAACCATAGAACACATTTCCCCTATTTATTCCTTTGCTTAATTTTACCAGCAACTTTTCCACACCTCTTCTTCTTATGAATAATCAAACCAGGCCATAGAAGATCGTTGCATTCATATAACTGACCATCAACCTTAATTACCTCTACCTCCTTCAATGATCCTCACTTAAACTAGCATTTatgtataatttcttttttaggtAAGCCAACCAAACAAAAGTTGATTGATGAGGGTTTTGGGTAGGGATGTGGTTGTAGGTTAAAGTCCCAGCAAGGACCAAAAGTTTACGCCGATGTTTTAAAATACTAAGGCagttttgagatattttgtcCAAATGAGGTGAGGCATAAGCCTTGGGGTGGAACTAAGTGTAAGCCTCTgtttaaactaaataaataataataaaaaaaaaaggaaacattaAAAAAAGTACTGATAAAATCACATGAAAATTGAATAGTAGGAAAACCATAAAATTCACAATAACCAAATCAAAATTGTTTGTCATTGTTAGTAGTTTCTAATTTAGTTTCTCTTTCAAAATCCAACtctctctcatggtttcatcaaATAATCTTCAACAATATCATCATTATCACTATTCAGATCCTCCAAGGAATTATAATCATATGTGATTGCTCTATTAcacaaaacttataaaaactATCCAAAAACCCCATAAAAGCAAAAACCCATTAAAACCATTGAATATTGAGGCTTAAATTTCGAAAATCCCACAACGGCATTAAACCCATTGGATATTTGGGGCTTAAACCTCAATAGCCTTGAAGATAGCTTCAAAGGCTGTAAGCCTCAACAAGGTGAGGCTTTGCTTAGTTACCTTGTACTAAGGATATAGCCTTGAAGCTAATATGTGTAGCCTCACCTCAAGGCATATGCCTCAATAACCAATTACAAATAGCATTTTAAAACACTGGTTTACATGCAAAAACTACCTAGGATAAATGCGTACACTGAAGCTCTCCACTATAAGTAGCACCTTGCATTGCTTGGTCCTCCTTTCTCTATGCAATGTATTTTGGTACCTTTTGTGTCCATGACACTCATTTTCTGGTGGAAGATCAGTGTTAATAAGTCAAGTATTTAATTGGTAATGTTTCCATTTATACTGTTATGTTTTTCATCCTTATGGTAGaaattttttcttatgaatttgGAAGAAAACTTTTTGCATTatgtttttgaaacatgaagAGGTCAAGTTTTTGGCATGAAAAATGAGGGTTATTTATAACCAATCGATCCCTACCTCCCCTTACAGATTTTACAGTCCAATAGCCTAGCTATACCCCCTGTTTATGGGAGCAAGTTGTAGATTTGTGATTGTATGTTTCCTGTGTCATAGAGATTTTAATATAGTGGTTTATATTTTTGAATCTTTCTTTACAATTTGTGACAGTTGTATCATTATTCCTTTTAGGAGAAAAGGGGTAAAAATTTCCTTGTCAACACCCTTTAAAATCAAAGCCTGCATTTTCTCCATGAAGTAATATAGATTAGGCATTAACTTTCAGTTTTAAAATCTAGAAAGCTACCAAAAATTAGACATTTACAgcaatattaaataataaataaataaaaaaaacctcataTGTCTTGTACTGCTAAAATAGTCAATTGCTGTTGACAATCCTTTTAAATTGATTGTATGCTGAACTAGCCTGTGCCAGGGGCACATCACTTCTAAAGCGATATAATTTTCCTTTGCTTTGCCATTACATtgttttgctttcattttgaaAGGAATAAGTTCATAAAGGTTCAAATTTCAACCGATATGAATACCATCCTGTTAAATAATTATATGTGGTGACTAGTTGGAGCAACTCTTTGCCAGAGGGCAACTTATACTTAAATGCCTCAAATTATGTTTCCtagacatttttattatttcattactCATCAGTTGTAACCGTTTTGGGTTTTTGAATATGAACTGTGCTGTTATGTACCTAATGCTTCCCATCCTATTTCATAGGTGATTGACAAGGCTGTAGGTGCACTGGTAGACCTCTCAGAGATCTCAACTCTGGGAGATCACAAAAAGCTTGGGGATTCCATCGTTAATGTTCTTCAGGAATGTATCCAATCACAAGGGACGGGGCGGAACGCTTTGAGTAATCGCACAAAGGAACAGATTGAGGAACTATTAAATTCAAGACAGAGATTGAAGTGGGAAAAGAGTATGCCAAAGGAGGACCTCCATATCAAGCAGGCAGCAGCACTGGTGGTCAAGCTTGAAGGAAATTCCCTGTTCTCGTCTGGAAACATATCTGGAGCTGCATCAAAGTACTCTGAAGCATTAGCACTGTGTCCGATGAGATCAAAAAAAGAGAGAGTTGTACTGTACAGTAATCGAGCTCAGTGTCATCTTCTGTTGCAACAACCATTGACTGCCATTAGTGATGCTACACGTGCCCTTTGTCTTCACAACCCTCTTAACCGTCATGCCAAAAGCCTTTGGAGAAGAGCACAGGCATATGACATGCTAGGGTTAGCTAAAGAGAGCTTGTTAGATGCCATTCTGTTCATAAATGAGTGCTCTCAATCAAGTGATCCTGATCTGTCCTTGAGGCAAAATAAGGTTCCTGACTATGCTGAAAGATTAGTCAAGAAGCAGATGCGTGCTGCCTGGTTATTTAGAGAAGCAGCAATTAAACATGGGGGTGTTCATTGTGAAGGTGATGCAGGGGACATATATGGCCACGAGACTGATGATTCAGAATGGGAGACAGCAAGTGAAAGTGATATTGGGAATGATGGACGGGATGAGATGGGGGACGATGATTGTGAATGGAAAAATGAAGATGACAGGAAAGACAAGTATGATAAACCTTCAATGAAAGGTACCCTGATCCAACATTTCAATTCTTTGTTAACACTTTAATGCAATTAATGTGCTTGGTGATTTTCATTTACAGAAGAGAGATGCTAGGCAAATAGTACGTATGCAAAGAGTGATATCCCAACATCTGATGTGCCCTGCCTAGGAATTTTCTTAGATCAACAGTTAACCCAATTGGATCTTTGCAACCATTTGATCCATAATATTGTTTTTGCCAGTCAAGGACAAAATTTCTCCGTGCATTCCTGATGAAGGTCTAGATTGGGTGATTGTGATCATGACTTATTTTTGTATATCGTTTGTGATATTAGATCTTCATAAATAGGGTGGTTGGATATTTCATTATATTGCTTAAGAAGCTGTAACCACTGACTTTAATGCTCAACCTATATATTAATATGAAGTTCCCTTTCAGTTGTTTATTTGCAAGTACATCCTCTTTGTGATTTTGATTGGCATGCTACACTGTTGTAGATGTTGGACTCCCTCAATTCAAAGTTTTCTTTTCTGGCTGTTTTGCCCTTTGTCAAGTTAGAAATTTCAGAAGAACCctaacttttcaaaatcaaacatCCAATTATGATAACTTTACCTATTTCATTATCTAAGGTAGAATAGTTTACCTATTATACATTCTGTTTGCAGGACCTCcagatcttaattttttttaagccaCAATATAATCACATTTCCATGTGTAAACATAGTAAATGCATAACGTTGAATTCCTGAAAGGTTCGCCAATATTTTTTCTACTCAGTAACAGAGCTTTTGAATTTTGGTATTTTCCaaacttggaatttttttaatttcactttGTTGCCTCAAAGCCTTTTTTTCCAATTAACTTTGGAAGTTCTTAAAGTATTAGAAAGGTTGAATttaatcaattagaaaatataGCCATGTAGAAAAACAAATAGCGAAGGCTTCTtcattctgaatttttttttcccggGGACCCAGTCAACAATTGTTAATAATTCCTAGACAAAATGCTaaattcatatgaaaatattttatgaagtaACTTTATACAGTGATTTTAGGCGATGAAGCAAAAAATGGGCCAGCAGCATGACCTGCTTGGCAGTCAGGACTTACATATCAAGCGTGTTATTTCTGATACATGACATTTCTCAATAAATTGTGGTTGAgcttttgatttatttctttttatttgttccCTTTCCTGTTAGATTTAAAAGCCTGTGTATGAACTGGAACTGagtttttcttaattagttAATGACATTATACATGTCTTGACATTTTTTTGGGGGGGTCTCATTTTCTCCTTGGTTTCTGAATCacttctatttctaaaaatgtaTGGGGATAAACTTTGCTTTTGCAGCAGATGAAAGGTAGAAACATGGATGGATGTGAGAACACAGGATCGCataaggtgatttaggttttttgATCAGAATGGTGAGAACcaatatacaaaattaatttatgtgtGCCTTGCATACCTCTATTCACAAcaaagtaaatatatttattggtTAGGCTTTAGTGCGGATACTATGTCCTGTTTCAGATTGGGTATTACTTAGATCTGAAACTTGCAGTAGGAGAGCTTCTTTGCAATAAGAGTTGGTGGTTTAAATCCCAACATACATCAAACCCCATAtcatgccattttttggctccATGTTGAGTACAAGAAGAGAAGAATGTTGATCAAGGCATATTATCTATATTTTCTGAAGCTCAAAAATAGATTAATCTTTGTCATTCCATTGTTTGTTTTTCATTCTACTGTTAAGGTCACGAAAACATATTAACTTCAAATTTACAACATGGTATATTCTTAAGGTCTAACATATTTCTGTTCCTTTATTTTTCACATGAATGGAATTGAGAAGTTTCATCATTGATATCTGTACTGAGTTGTTAATTTCCTAATGTCCCTGAGAGTGCTTTggagacaaaagaaaaagaccCATCTGAAGTTTTGAACACTTTTCATTAGTTACTGTTCCATAGAGCTGTAGTTTGTTGCTTGTGGACTGTCATCCTTTTCTTGGTCTAGCATGGTGTTTACATGCATGCCCAGGATTCTATGGGGTGCTTGGTTTCAATGTATGTTTGCTTGCTGTTCCCTAAATATTACCCTTGTTTTCATACAGATATGAAGCATGGATACAATGTGCAGCTTGCTGAAGATGAACCATGAGGTTTGGGTAATATGGACCATTTGTTAAGATGTAAGACAGAGCAGAAACGTGATTGAAGCAGCCTTAAGTTATGTGATTGCTTAACACCTCTATTTTCTTTGAGTTTACAGCAGGAAATGCATCTCAATGGGCAGGTTGGAAGAAAAACATGTCCATGGTCAAAGTGTTTAAGACTAAAATTCGTTTTATATGTTTCTCTTTTAGTTCCCCTTTTCTTTGGTGTTCAACTGtaacaatagaaaaaaagaaaaagaaaaaaaaaaagaagatgaagataCCGAGTCTAGATTGTAAAAACctttttggagtgattttagAGGCTTGTGTATATAAGACCCATAGGGGGTCTGTTTTTGTGCTCTGACCTTTATCTATACATTGGAATGataattatgattttgtttCGCAATCTTTGTTTCTGCTTCCGCTGCCTTCGGCTTATGGCACTGAATACTGTGATGGTTCTTTTTGGAGCTGCTGCTTGGTTTTACTGCCTATGGCCCTGTATTAGAAAGCTCAAGTGGATAAAGAGATTGGATATGGCTTTCTACAGAAGTTAGTGTTTCCAAATTTGTTTCCATTGACCACAGTATGTAACTCTCTTTATTTGTAGAATTGTGAGGTATCtggattatttattttcttattctgTTCATGTAAAATTTAGGGTTTATGAT includes:
- the LOC132254090 gene encoding uncharacterized protein LOC116803646 isoform X1, whose product is MDKVSPDCPYPGCFFCVMKEGNPSKRRASILKFFRELPSQDDDGQVLPISGLWNTAMAHPNDPEFIELGIFECMAALIWKGLKNRRWLSHDQNIYIPYYAAHIIGSYTMNMEEFAESAVHAGVIPPLVELLRGRLTWVEQRVAVRALGHLATYASTFPALASHGEILELSIQLAMSSLEIVYSHFYQYVDRRLSYHCDLLTRGMGGVEMESRKAEEWASQLQCWSLQLINCFAFKPEFLSIICKPEFLIKLPGMWGGLVNENSPAGIGLLRTICHHKLGRGPVASCPGIIEALCNIARSSDDWQYMAIDCLLWLLQDPSTCHKVIDKAVGALVDLSEISTLGDHKKLGDSIVNVLQECIQSQGTGRNALSNRTKEQIEELLNSRQRLKWEKSMPKEDLHIKQAAALVVKLEGNSLFSSGNISGAASKYSEALALCPMRSKKERVVLYSNRAQCHLLLQQPLTAISDATRALCLHNPLNRHAKSLWRRAQAYDMLGLAKESLLDAILFINECSQSSDPDLSLRQNKVPDYAERLVKKQMRAAWLFREAAIKHGGVHCEGDAGDIYGHETDDSEWETASESDIGNDGRDEMGDDDCEWKNEDDRKDKYDKPSMKDMKHGYNVQLAEDEP
- the LOC132254090 gene encoding uncharacterized protein LOC116803646 isoform X4, producing the protein MDKVSPDCPYPGCFFCVMKEGNPSKRRASILKFFRELPSQDDDGQVLPISGLWNTAMAHPNDPEFIELGIFECMAALIWKGLKNRRWLSHDQNIYIPYYAAHIIGSYTMNMEEFAESAVHAGVIPPLVELLRGRLTWVEQRVAVRALGHLATYASTFPALASHGEILELSIQLAMSSLEIVYSHFYQYVDRRLSYHCDLLTRGMGGVEMESRKAEEWASQLQCWSLQLINCFAFKPEFLSIICKPEFLIKLPGMWGGLVNENSPAGIGLLRTICHHKLGRGPVASCPGIIEALCNIARSSDDWQYMAIDCLLWLLQDPSTCHKVIDKAVGALVDLSEISTLGDHKKLGDSIVNVLQECIQSQGTGRNALSNRTKEQIEELLNSRQRLKWEKSMPKEDLHIKQAAALVVKLEGNSLFSSGNISGAASKYSEALALCPMRSKKERVVLYSNRAQCHLLLQQPLTAISDATRALCLHNPLNRHAKSLWRRAQAYDMLGLAKESLLDAILFINECSQSSDPDLSLRQNKVPDYAERLVKKQMRAAWLFREAAIKHGGVHCEGDAGDIYGHETDDSEWETASESDIGNDGRDEMGDDDCEWKNEDDRKDKYDKPSMKDER
- the LOC132254090 gene encoding uncharacterized protein LOC116803646 isoform X2; this translates as MDKVSPDCPYPGCFFCVMKEGNPSKRRASILKFFRELPSQDDDGQVLPISGLWNTAMAHPNDPEFIELGIFECMAALIWKGLKNRRWLSHDQNIYIPYYAAHIIGSYTMNMEEFAESAVHAGVIPPLVELLRGRLTWVEQRVAVRALGHLATYASTFPALASHGEILELSIQLAMSSLEIVYSHFYQYVDRRLSYHCDLLTRGMGGVEMESRKAEEWASQLQCWSLQLINCFAFKPEFLSIICKPEFLIKLPGMWGGLVNENSPAGIGLLRTICHHKLGRGPVASCPGIIEALCNIARSSDDWQYMAIDCLLWLLQDPSTCHKVIDKAVGALVDLSEISTLGDHKKLGDSIVNVLQECIQSQGTGRNALSNRTKEQIEELLNSRQRLKWEKSMPKEDLHIKQAAALVVKLEGNSLFSSGNISGAASKYSEALALCPMRSKKERVVLYSNRAQCHLLLQQPLTAISDATRALCLHNPLNRHAKSLWRRAQAYDMLGLAKESLLDAILFINECSQSSDPDLSLRQNKVPDYAERLVKKQMRAAWLFREAAIKHGGVHCEGDAGDIYGHETDDSEWETASESDIGNDGRDEMGDDDCEWKNEDDRKDKYDKPSMKEERC
- the LOC132254090 gene encoding uncharacterized protein LOC116803646 isoform X3 gives rise to the protein MDKVSPDCPYPGCFFCVMKEGNPSKRRASILKFFRELPSQDDDGQVLPISGLWNTAMAHPNDPEFIELGIFECMAALIWKGLKNRRWLSHDQNIYIPYYAAHIIGSYTMNMEEFAESAVHAGVIPPLVELLRGRLTWVEQRVAVRALGHLATYASTFPALASHGEILELSIQLAMSSLEIVYSHFYQYVDRRLSYHCDLLTRGMGGVEMESRKAEEWASQLQCWSLQLINCFAFKPEFLSIICKPEFLIKLPGMWGGLVNENSPAGIGLLRTICHHKLGRGPVASCPGIIEALCNIARSSDDWQYMAIDCLLWLLQDPSTCHKVIDKAVGALVDLSEISTLGDHKKLGDSIVNVLQECIQSQGTGRNALSNRTKEQIEELLNSRQRLKWEKSMPKEDLHIKQAAALVVKLEGNSLFSSGNISGAASKYSEALALCPMRSKKERVVLYSNRAQCHLLLQQPLTAISDATRALCLHNPLNRHAKSLWRRAQAYDMLGLAKESLLDAILFINECSQSSDPDLSLRQNKVPDYAERLVKKQMRAAWLFREAAIKHGGVHCEGDAGDIYGHETDDSEWETASESDIGNDGRDEMGDDDCEWKNEDDRKDKYDKPSMKADER